One Desulfobacterales bacterium genomic region harbors:
- a CDS encoding ABC transporter substrate-binding protein, protein MKTVFRNLLIILIVLAAVATGVGFFHSRSPVRQGSTHIIYDQTGRKVQIPMRVNRVVTSMYPIATQIVFMLGAQDCLAGISDYDVNGVMKRIYPAIERIPRPTRSAGQEIGVEEILKLKPDLVFTHFRSNVDALSALGIPSVCLRLESPDALIEGILLTGKIMNREDRARQIVQYYRQKLSEIRKRTETIQQKKTVYFAGPSMLTTASGEHYQNFLIESASGINTAGESRGGWASISIEQLLKWNPDLIFIGNYGTARVGSFTGDSRLSDVAAVRRGNVFMSRFYIGSWDVPTPESILGIMWLAGKLYPEHIRFNMAEEMTYFYSTFYGYTPSSDEIEAVLAE, encoded by the coding sequence ATGAAGACGGTATTCAGAAACCTGCTGATAATATTGATCGTTTTGGCTGCCGTTGCGACCGGCGTGGGCTTTTTTCATTCCCGTTCTCCGGTTCGGCAGGGCAGCACTCATATCATCTATGATCAGACCGGTCGCAAAGTCCAGATACCCATGAGGGTGAATCGTGTGGTGACGTCCATGTATCCGATCGCCACACAGATCGTTTTCATGCTCGGGGCTCAGGATTGTCTGGCCGGCATATCGGATTATGATGTCAACGGGGTCATGAAACGGATTTATCCGGCCATTGAACGTATCCCGCGGCCAACCCGATCGGCCGGACAGGAAATCGGGGTTGAAGAAATTCTCAAACTCAAACCCGATCTCGTATTTACTCATTTCAGAAGTAACGTTGATGCACTTTCAGCGCTTGGTATCCCGTCGGTGTGCCTCAGACTGGAAAGCCCGGATGCGCTTATTGAAGGAATATTGCTGACCGGTAAGATCATGAACCGGGAAGACCGAGCCCGACAGATCGTTCAATATTACCGGCAGAAATTATCGGAAATCCGGAAACGGACCGAAACCATCCAGCAGAAAAAGACGGTTTATTTTGCCGGGCCTTCCATGCTTACCACGGCCTCCGGGGAACATTATCAGAATTTTTTGATTGAAAGCGCATCGGGAATCAACACGGCAGGGGAAAGTCGGGGCGGATGGGCCTCCATCTCCATTGAGCAATTGTTGAAATGGAATCCGGATCTCATTTTTATTGGAAATTATGGAACGGCCCGTGTCGGCAGCTTTACGGGCGATTCCCGGCTTAGCGATGTTGCGGCGGTTAGACGCGGAAACGTGTTCATGTCGCGGTTCTATATCGGCTCATGGGATGTGCCCACCCCGGAATCCATTCTCGGGATCATGTGGCTGGCGGGAAAGCTTTATCCCGAACACATCCGGTTCAACATGGCAGAAGAAATGACATATTTTTACTCGACGTTTTATGGCTATACGCCGTCTTCAGATGAAATTGAAGCTGTTCTGGCCGAATGA
- a CDS encoding ABC transporter ATP-binding protein, translating into MESFLVGTDIAFSYDGKPSIFSKISFGLQKGNLCALMGGNGSGKTTLLNCISGTLSVTSGNIHLNGTPIQSLSGRQRARLLGTVPQETSVIFPYRVRDVVMMGRAPYIGTFSMPGKQDRYYIEKAMDETGIRALEDELFSGISGGERQLVLIARALAQNTPALLLDEPTSHLDFKNQIKILCILKQLVKQNHLLAVMATHDPNHVLQFADTVMILHDGGFYRQGSPHEVISRESIKAVYEVDVDEIRSNDRIRGVLFQAEAA; encoded by the coding sequence ATGGAAAGTTTTCTTGTCGGCACTGATATCGCGTTTTCTTATGATGGCAAGCCGTCGATTTTCAGCAAAATTTCCTTCGGCCTTCAGAAAGGCAATCTGTGTGCTCTGATGGGGGGAAACGGTTCCGGAAAAACCACGCTGTTGAATTGTATTTCCGGCACCCTTTCAGTGACATCCGGCAATATCCACCTCAACGGCACACCAATACAAAGCCTGTCAGGGCGTCAGCGCGCCCGGCTTCTGGGGACGGTGCCACAGGAGACTTCCGTCATATTTCCCTACAGGGTCAGGGATGTTGTCATGATGGGCCGGGCCCCCTATATCGGAACGTTTTCCATGCCCGGAAAGCAGGACAGGTATTATATCGAAAAAGCAATGGATGAGACCGGAATCCGCGCGCTCGAAGACGAGCTGTTTTCAGGTATCAGCGGGGGAGAAAGGCAGCTGGTTCTGATCGCACGTGCCCTGGCGCAGAACACGCCGGCCCTGCTCCTGGATGAACCCACCAGCCACCTGGACTTCAAAAATCAAATCAAAATTCTCTGCATTCTCAAACAACTCGTGAAGCAGAACCATCTTCTGGCGGTGATGGCCACCCATGACCCCAATCATGTTCTGCAGTTTGCCGATACCGTCATGATTCTGCACGACGGGGGATTTTACCGTCAGGGAAGTCCGCATGAGGTCATCAGCCGGGAAAGTATCAAGGCTGTTTATGAAGTGGATGTGGATGAGATTCGAAGCAACGATCGTATTCGCGGTGTGTTATTCCAGGCGGAGGCTGCCTGA
- a CDS encoding iron ABC transporter permease, whose product MKTTRNYTTYLILFNLFVFTGSVFIGRYPISVPDILSVIGHVFDSDVAESHQLIHTVIFKVRIPRIMIAMVIGAGLGITGATFQGVFKNPLVSPYILGVSSGGGFGAALAILLCNDVIWIQLSAFVFGMIAVGLSLLTARLGFRMSTYTLVLSGIVVGSFFSAMISLLKYVADTYTKLPAIVFWLMGSLAAVNVRDMLITAPVTLICIGVLIMLRWRINILSLGSGQARELGLNTTALYVTIITCSTMIASSIVAVAGIIGWVGLVVPHLCRMIVGADHTRLLPASALMGSAYMLIVDDVARASVGQEIPLGIVTAVIGAPFFAYLLRRNQGGKG is encoded by the coding sequence ATGAAAACAACCAGAAATTACACGACGTACCTGATTTTATTCAATCTGTTCGTATTCACGGGTTCCGTGTTTATCGGACGCTACCCCATATCCGTTCCTGACATACTTTCCGTAATCGGTCATGTCTTCGACTCGGATGTCGCAGAATCCCATCAATTGATTCATACCGTCATATTCAAGGTCAGAATTCCGCGGATAATGATCGCCATGGTGATCGGTGCCGGGCTGGGTATTACGGGTGCCACGTTTCAGGGAGTTTTCAAAAATCCGCTGGTATCCCCCTATATTCTGGGCGTGTCTTCCGGCGGTGGCTTTGGTGCGGCCCTGGCCATTTTACTTTGCAACGATGTAATCTGGATACAGCTGTCTGCATTTGTATTCGGAATGATTGCCGTGGGACTGTCTTTGCTGACCGCACGCCTGGGATTCCGTATGTCGACCTATACCCTGGTGCTTTCAGGGATCGTGGTGGGATCATTTTTTTCGGCGATGATATCACTCCTCAAGTATGTGGCCGATACCTATACGAAATTGCCGGCGATTGTGTTCTGGCTCATGGGCAGTCTGGCAGCGGTAAACGTCCGGGACATGTTGATTACGGCTCCGGTAACGCTGATCTGCATCGGAGTGCTCATCATGTTGCGATGGCGTATCAATATCCTTTCGCTCGGTTCAGGTCAGGCCCGGGAGCTGGGGCTGAACACCACGGCACTGTATGTTACGATCATTACCTGTTCGACAATGATTGCCTCATCCATTGTGGCGGTCGCCGGAATCATCGGTTGGGTGGGGCTGGTCGTACCCCATTTATGCCGGATGATTGTGGGTGCGGATCATACCCGTCTGCTGCCGGCCTCGGCGCTGATGGGATCGGCCTATATGCTGATCGTCGATGATGTGGCACGCGCCTCCGTCGGTCAGGAAATTCCACTCGGTATTGTTACGGCGGTGATCGGCGCGCCGTTTTTTGCATATCTTTTAAGGCGAAATCAAGGAGGCAAAGGTTGA
- a CDS encoding radical SAM protein, with protein sequence MKYPLTTLYPSYIEGIPLFHYRPGTRVLVVGTHGCNLDCKYCMSQHLLNEPAYYFDLSPKQIIKKAVTAGCRLISFTANEPAVSFDYFKDIAEAAADAGIAVGCSSNGLFSDAQLSELVQFLSFANISIKGPDKKFYQEICGGGSPERVFDCIRLLRENGIHVEATTPYLPRIAEAGMAHIARTLGSIDDSIPWLVFRLMPEYKLSETARPKVSDLVRFKIRLQEYLNHIYLLNFPATLWIDTCCRQCGHKLLTRMSKGFGAVLVDVALADGLCPECGASADIIGNAAVDTDQTVETPDPRTGYIEADGWKATVAMSSGCLAGNEDRRPGIESLQQRPYPGDMDMAADNWVTDTALSVLDMYHPDLMVMTYAQAALTGRHQCEEEQFKNIAVNLFAEIERFKKASGYEVMVVGMGDLVRTRGVINLEKHIEGVASAEEGIACLYHTGSDDADQVARLTGVREVISSHDLEKRIGVQWDIKESGRYFVIPEAGYRFLALSSASRYSYRTDGMHSNIPIWATLDIPDAITGIRQCIFNHVMSGKKIALMLLDGIGFKDFELKAASIANTVGGIPCACTPHQMAIISTGRPVFEPFFAYPRWRISRRVNPFSLSTSYLPDCLTRDITRAGKIAVSVGNKSILTHSMFPGDLSIECHCMALHNFGSLAVV encoded by the coding sequence TTGAAATATCCGCTTACTACACTCTATCCGTCCTATATCGAAGGAATCCCGTTATTCCATTATCGCCCCGGCACCCGGGTGCTGGTTGTCGGGACCCATGGTTGCAATCTGGACTGCAAATATTGCATGAGTCAGCACCTGCTGAACGAGCCTGCGTATTATTTTGATTTAAGCCCGAAACAAATTATTAAAAAAGCCGTTACCGCAGGCTGTCGCCTGATCAGCTTTACGGCAAACGAGCCGGCGGTCAGCTTTGATTATTTCAAGGATATTGCCGAAGCTGCCGCCGATGCGGGTATTGCTGTGGGCTGTTCGTCCAACGGCCTGTTTTCCGATGCCCAGCTTAGCGAACTGGTTCAGTTCCTGTCCTTTGCCAACATCAGTATCAAGGGGCCCGACAAAAAATTTTATCAGGAAATTTGCGGTGGCGGCAGTCCGGAACGCGTATTTGACTGCATTCGACTGCTCCGGGAAAACGGGATTCACGTGGAGGCTACCACTCCGTATCTGCCGAGGATTGCTGAAGCGGGTATGGCCCACATTGCCCGAACCCTGGGCAGTATCGATGACAGCATTCCCTGGCTTGTATTCAGACTGATGCCTGAATACAAGCTGTCTGAAACCGCCAGACCCAAAGTTTCGGACCTGGTGCGTTTTAAAATCCGCTTACAGGAATACCTGAATCATATCTATCTGTTGAATTTTCCGGCAACACTCTGGATCGATACGTGCTGCCGCCAATGCGGACACAAATTGCTGACCCGGATGAGCAAGGGATTCGGGGCCGTTCTGGTGGATGTGGCACTGGCTGATGGACTATGCCCGGAATGCGGCGCATCTGCAGACATCATCGGAAACGCAGCGGTGGACACCGATCAAACCGTCGAGACCCCGGATCCGCGAACCGGGTACATTGAAGCAGACGGCTGGAAGGCTACTGTTGCCATGAGCAGCGGGTGTCTGGCCGGCAATGAGGACCGACGGCCCGGAATCGAGTCCCTGCAGCAGCGGCCTTATCCGGGTGATATGGATATGGCGGCCGATAACTGGGTGACGGACACGGCGCTATCCGTATTGGACATGTACCATCCGGATCTGATGGTAATGACCTATGCCCAGGCTGCATTGACCGGACGTCATCAATGCGAAGAAGAACAGTTTAAAAATATCGCCGTCAACCTGTTTGCGGAAATTGAACGATTCAAAAAGGCATCGGGTTATGAGGTCATGGTGGTGGGCATGGGGGATCTGGTCCGGACCCGGGGTGTCATCAACCTGGAAAAGCATATCGAAGGTGTTGCATCTGCTGAAGAAGGCATAGCCTGCCTGTATCATACCGGATCAGACGATGCCGATCAGGTAGCCCGCCTGACGGGAGTCCGTGAGGTGATTTCAAGTCATGATCTGGAAAAACGAATCGGCGTTCAATGGGATATAAAAGAATCCGGCCGGTATTTTGTGATTCCCGAAGCCGGGTACCGGTTTCTCGCCCTGAGTTCCGCCAGTCGCTACAGCTACCGAACTGACGGAATGCATTCGAATATTCCGATATGGGCCACGCTCGACATCCCGGACGCTATTACGGGTATCAGACAATGTATTTTCAATCATGTCATGAGCGGGAAAAAAATTGCACTGATGCTTTTAGACGGTATCGGTTTTAAGGATTTTGAACTCAAGGCCGCTTCCATCGCTAATACCGTTGGCGGCATTCCCTGTGCCTGCACGCCCCATCAGATGGCAATTATTTCCACCGGCAGGCCCGTATTTGAACCGTTTTTCGCTTACCCGAGATGGCGAATATCCCGACGGGTCAACCCGTTCTCACTGAGCACGTCCTACCTGCCGGATTGTCTGACCCGCGATATCACCCGCGCCGGGAAAATAGCCGTCAGCGTCGGGAATAAGAGCATTCTTACCCATTCAATGTTTCCCGGTGACCTGAGTATAGAATGCCACTGCATGGCCCTGCACAACTTTGGCTCACTGGCGGTGGTATGA